The Novosphingobium terrae genome has a window encoding:
- the greA gene encoding transcription elongation factor GreA has translation MASVEKLPMLAEGYQKLNAELKALREERPQIVDAIEEARAHGDLSENAEYHAAKERQGQVEATIADLEDKISRATIIDPTTLSGDKVVFGATVTLLDDDDKPVRYQIVGTYEADAKGGKISYNSPLGRALIGKRIEDEIEVSVPAGERFYVVNKIEFI, from the coding sequence ATGGCGAGTGTCGAAAAGCTGCCGATGCTGGCGGAAGGCTATCAAAAGCTGAACGCCGAGCTGAAGGCGCTGCGTGAGGAGCGCCCGCAGATCGTGGATGCGATCGAGGAAGCGCGCGCTCATGGCGACCTTTCGGAAAACGCCGAATATCACGCGGCGAAAGAACGCCAGGGCCAGGTCGAGGCGACCATCGCCGATCTGGAGGACAAGATCAGCCGCGCCACCATCATCGATCCCACCACGCTTTCGGGCGACAAGGTGGTGTTCGGCGCCACGGTGACGCTGCTTGACGATGACGACAAGCCGGTGCGCTACCAGATCGTCGGCACCTATGAGGCCGACGCCAAGGGCGGCAAGATCAGCTACAACTCGCCGCTGGGCCGTGCGCTGATCGGCAAGCGGATCGAGGACGAGATCGAAGTCAGCGTGCCTGCCGGTGAGCGCTTCTATGTGGTGAACAAGATCGAATTCATCTGA
- a CDS encoding DUF4170 domain-containing protein, protein MQKLHLVIGGRVKDPQGLDFVDLKALDYVGVYPDYASAEEAWRGAAQRSVDDAEMKYVVVHLHRLLDPATED, encoded by the coding sequence ATGCAGAAACTACACCTCGTGATCGGTGGCCGCGTGAAAGATCCGCAGGGCCTCGATTTTGTTGACCTCAAGGCTCTGGACTATGTCGGCGTGTATCCCGACTATGCTTCGGCCGAGGAAGCCTGGCGCGGTGCAGCTCAGCGCAGTGTCGACGATGCCGAGATGAAGTATGTGGTGGTCCATCTCCACCGCCTGCTGGACCCGGCGACGGAAGACTGA
- the eno gene encoding phosphopyruvate hydratase, with the protein MTAILDIHAREILDSRGNPTIEVDVLLEDGSFGRAAVPSGASTGAHEAVELRDGDKSRYMGKGVLKAVDAVNDEISELLEGRDAEDQRDIDLAMIELDGTPNKARLGANAILGVSLAAAKAAADARGLPLYSYVGGVSAHVLPVPMMNIINGGEHADNPIDFQEFMVMPVGADSLAEAVRWGSEIFHTLKKDLSAKGLATAVGDEGGFAPNIASTRAALDFIGASVEKAGFKLGTDVHLALDCAATEFFKNGKYEISGEGLSLSPVEFADYLTKLSQDYAIISIEDGMSEDDFEGWKALTDSIGSKVQLVGDDLFVTNPKRLTMGIEKGLANSLLVKVNQIGTLTETLEAVSIAQRAGYTAVMSHRSGETEDSTIADLAVATNCGQIKTGSLARSDRLAKYNQLIRIEEELGSGAHYAGKGAFGRLLK; encoded by the coding sequence ATGACCGCGATTCTCGATATCCATGCCCGCGAAATTCTCGACAGCCGTGGCAACCCCACGATCGAGGTCGATGTTCTGCTGGAAGATGGCAGCTTCGGTCGGGCTGCGGTTCCCTCGGGCGCCAGCACCGGCGCGCATGAGGCCGTGGAACTGCGCGACGGCGACAAGAGCCGTTACATGGGCAAGGGCGTGCTGAAGGCCGTCGATGCCGTGAACGACGAGATCAGCGAGCTGCTCGAAGGCCGCGACGCCGAAGACCAGCGCGACATCGATCTGGCCATGATCGAGCTGGACGGCACCCCCAACAAGGCCCGTCTGGGCGCCAACGCCATCCTCGGCGTGTCGCTGGCCGCCGCCAAGGCTGCTGCTGATGCGCGCGGTCTGCCGCTGTATTCGTATGTGGGCGGCGTGTCGGCTCATGTGCTGCCCGTGCCGATGATGAACATCATCAACGGCGGCGAGCATGCCGACAATCCCATCGATTTCCAGGAATTCATGGTCATGCCGGTGGGCGCTGACTCGCTGGCCGAGGCCGTGCGCTGGGGCAGCGAGATCTTCCACACGCTGAAGAAGGACCTGTCGGCCAAGGGTCTGGCCACCGCCGTGGGTGATGAGGGTGGTTTCGCCCCCAACATCGCCAGCACGCGCGCCGCGCTCGATTTCATCGGCGCCTCGGTCGAGAAGGCCGGTTTCAAGCTGGGCACCGATGTGCATCTGGCGCTGGACTGCGCCGCCACCGAATTCTTCAAGAACGGCAAGTATGAGATCAGCGGCGAAGGCCTCTCGCTCTCGCCGGTCGAATTCGCCGATTACCTCACCAAGCTCTCGCAGGACTATGCGATCATCTCGATCGAGGACGGCATGAGCGAGGACGATTTCGAAGGCTGGAAGGCCCTGACCGACAGCATCGGCAGCAAGGTGCAGCTGGTGGGCGACGATCTCTTCGTCACCAACCCCAAGCGCCTGACCATGGGCATCGAAAAGGGCTTGGCCAACTCGCTGCTGGTGAAGGTCAACCAGATCGGCACGCTGACCGAGACGCTGGAAGCCGTGAGCATCGCCCAGCGCGCCGGTTACACCGCCGTGATGAGCCACCGTTCGGGCGAAACCGAGGACTCGACGATTGCCGATCTGGCCGTCGCCACCAACTGCGGCCAGATCAAGACCGGCTCGCTGGCCCGTTCGGACCGGTTGGCCAAGTACAACCAGCTGATCCGCATCGAGGAAGAGCTGGGTTCGGGCGCGCATTACGCCGGTAAGGGCGCTTTTGGTCGCCTGCTGAAGTAA
- a CDS encoding MarR family transcriptional regulator, producing MNATFKRLPVHRQEHEAAQDTESRLRGIAQALDLLVGELQLVADSHPTTPVRSDDDALDRAIQIYRDRRRREQIFGDATLFGEPAWDILLDLFVASRHEKRIAVTSACIGSAVPATTALRWIKILEERGLIEREVDEIDARRIFVRISPRGAELMQEFLAG from the coding sequence ATGAATGCTACGTTCAAACGTCTTCCCGTCCACCGTCAGGAACACGAAGCTGCGCAAGATACTGAATCCCGACTGCGCGGGATCGCGCAGGCGCTGGATCTTTTAGTCGGCGAATTGCAATTGGTGGCAGACAGCCACCCGACAACGCCTGTCCGATCCGATGACGATGCTCTGGACCGCGCGATCCAGATCTATCGCGACCGCCGCCGCAGGGAGCAGATTTTCGGCGATGCCACGCTGTTTGGCGAACCGGCCTGGGACATTCTGCTCGATCTCTTCGTGGCCTCGCGCCATGAGAAGCGGATCGCGGTGACCAGCGCCTGCATCGGCAGCGCGGTGCCCGCCACAACGGCGCTGCGCTGGATCAAGATTCTGGAAGAACGCGGCCTGATCGAGCGCGAAGTCGATGAAATCGATGCGCGGCGCATCTTCGTGCGCATTTCGCCCCGGGGCGCCGAACTGATGCAGGAATTTCTGGCAGGCTAA
- a CDS encoding M13 family metallopeptidase, which produces MKQHDGAKMSRISIRCGTMAAGCALLFAALPAQAGAVPANPGVQVKDMDTSVRPGDDFYTYANGAWLKTSEIPADRSSVGSFLVASNATESQLKTVMADLLTKPVDPGSDAQKIRDYYRAYLDTAAIEAKGMAPVKADLDRFAAITDKVSLSRVLGQQIRADLDPLNATNFHTENLFGLFVTQALTGGQVVPYLMQGGLGMPEREYYLSTDPKMVAIQTQYRAYIAKLLTDAGLAQGDAQARADAIYALEMKIAQAHVGREESEDFQHATTLWTRADLPAKAPGLDWDAFLAGANITWTGNFAAYQAKAIPALSALVASEPLSVWKDWLAFHQVSQYAAVLPKKLDDDRFAFYGTVLSGVAQQRPRDKRALASVNNALGDALARIYVGRYFPASSKTRIQGMVVNIKAAFTNRIQALDWMAPSTKAEAIAKVKGIIVGIGYPDTWEDYSGLTVSPNEAYANAVAASKFDTVHQLAKLGKPLDRNEWWLTSQTVNALNLPVQNALNFPAAILQKPFFDPTADAAYNYGAVGAVIGHEISHSFDNQGAAFDATGALRNWWTDQDLKRFDAAGKMLAEEFSAYEPYPGLHIKGDLTLSENIADVAGLAASLDAYHASLHGAKAPVIDGMTGDQRFFLAFAQTWATKYREAALRNIVATNGHAPGQYRALTVRNLDAWYDAFGVKPGDKLYLPPEKRAKIW; this is translated from the coding sequence ATGAAACAGCATGATGGCGCAAAGATGAGCCGGATCTCCATCCGCTGCGGAACCATGGCGGCAGGCTGCGCCCTTCTGTTCGCCGCGCTTCCGGCACAGGCTGGCGCTGTTCCGGCCAATCCCGGCGTGCAGGTCAAGGACATGGACACATCGGTCCGTCCGGGAGACGATTTTTACACCTATGCGAATGGCGCCTGGCTCAAAACCAGCGAAATCCCCGCCGATCGCTCCTCCGTCGGCAGCTTTCTGGTGGCCTCCAACGCCACCGAGTCGCAGCTCAAGACGGTAATGGCCGATCTGCTGACCAAGCCCGTCGACCCCGGCAGCGATGCCCAGAAGATCCGCGACTATTATCGCGCCTATCTCGACACCGCCGCCATCGAGGCCAAGGGCATGGCCCCGGTCAAAGCCGACCTCGACCGCTTCGCTGCCATCACTGACAAGGTCAGCCTGAGCCGCGTCCTCGGCCAGCAAATCCGCGCTGATCTCGATCCGCTCAATGCTACCAACTTCCACACCGAGAACCTTTTCGGCCTCTTCGTGACGCAGGCGCTGACGGGTGGCCAGGTGGTGCCCTATCTGATGCAGGGCGGCCTCGGCATGCCCGAGCGCGAGTATTACCTCTCCACCGATCCCAAGATGGTGGCGATCCAGACCCAGTACCGCGCCTATATCGCAAAGCTGCTGACCGACGCCGGGCTGGCTCAGGGCGATGCGCAGGCGCGCGCCGATGCCATCTATGCGCTGGAGATGAAGATCGCGCAGGCCCATGTCGGCCGCGAGGAGAGCGAGGACTTCCAGCACGCCACCACCCTGTGGACCCGCGCCGATCTGCCCGCCAAGGCTCCCGGTCTGGACTGGGATGCCTTCCTTGCCGGCGCCAACATCACATGGACAGGCAATTTCGCGGCCTATCAGGCTAAGGCGATCCCGGCGCTTTCCGCTCTGGTGGCCAGCGAGCCGCTCTCGGTGTGGAAGGACTGGCTGGCCTTCCATCAGGTCAGCCAATATGCCGCCGTGCTGCCTAAAAAGCTCGATGACGATCGCTTCGCCTTCTACGGCACCGTGCTGAGCGGCGTCGCCCAGCAGCGCCCGCGTGACAAGCGTGCCCTTGCCTCGGTCAACAATGCGTTGGGCGATGCTCTGGCCCGCATTTACGTTGGCCGTTATTTCCCTGCCTCGTCCAAGACGCGCATTCAGGGCATGGTGGTCAATATCAAGGCGGCCTTCACCAACCGCATTCAGGCGCTCGACTGGATGGCCCCCTCGACCAAGGCCGAGGCCATCGCCAAGGTGAAGGGCATCATCGTCGGCATCGGCTATCCCGACACATGGGAGGACTATTCGGGCCTCACGGTCAGCCCGAACGAAGCCTATGCCAATGCCGTGGCCGCCAGCAAGTTCGACACGGTCCACCAGTTGGCCAAGCTGGGCAAGCCGCTCGACCGCAACGAATGGTGGCTGACCTCGCAGACAGTGAACGCGCTCAACCTGCCGGTGCAGAACGCGCTGAACTTCCCCGCGGCCATCCTGCAAAAGCCCTTCTTCGACCCCACGGCTGACGCCGCCTACAATTACGGCGCGGTGGGCGCGGTGATCGGCCACGAAATCAGCCACAGCTTCGACAATCAGGGCGCCGCTTTCGACGCCACTGGGGCCCTGCGCAACTGGTGGACCGATCAGGACCTCAAGCGCTTTGACGCCGCAGGCAAGATGCTGGCGGAAGAGTTCAGCGCCTACGAGCCTTATCCCGGCCTGCACATCAAGGGCGATCTGACCCTGAGCGAGAACATCGCCGATGTGGCCGGACTGGCTGCTTCGCTAGACGCCTATCACGCCTCGCTCCATGGCGCGAAGGCCCCGGTGATCGACGGGATGACGGGCGATCAGCGCTTCTTCCTCGCCTTCGCCCAGACATGGGCCACCAAATATCGCGAAGCCGCCCTGCGCAACATCGTGGCGACCAACGGCCATGCTCCGGGCCAGTATCGCGCTCTGACGGTGCGCAATCTGGATGCGTGGTATGACGCCTTCGGTGTGAAGCCGGGCGACAAGCTCTATCTGCCGCCGGAGAAGCGGGCGAAAATCTGGTAA
- the ribH gene encoding 6,7-dimethyl-8-ribityllumazine synthase — protein sequence MAKFLIVEARFYDHLNDQLIAGAKAAIKAAGHKSEVITVPGALEIPAAIALADSTGDYEGYVAIGVVIRGETYHFEIVAGESARGIMALSMDGLPIGNGILTVENEEQALVRADPAQKDKGGEAAKAAIALLALKEKFGA from the coding sequence ATGGCCAAGTTTCTGATCGTCGAAGCCCGCTTCTACGACCACCTCAACGACCAGCTGATCGCCGGCGCCAAGGCCGCGATCAAGGCCGCCGGCCATAAGTCCGAGGTCATCACCGTGCCCGGCGCGCTGGAAATCCCCGCCGCCATCGCTCTGGCGGATTCGACGGGCGATTACGAAGGCTACGTGGCCATCGGTGTGGTGATCCGCGGCGAAACCTACCACTTCGAGATCGTGGCGGGCGAGAGCGCGCGCGGGATCATGGCGCTCTCGATGGACGGTCTGCCGATCGGCAATGGCATCCTGACCGTCGAGAACGAGGAACAGGCTCTGGTGCGTGCTGATCCGGCGCAGAAGGACAAGGGCGGTGAAGCGGCCAAGGCAGCGATCGCCCTGCTGGCTCTGAAAGAGAAGTTCGGGGCTTAA
- the ribB gene encoding 3,4-dihydroxy-2-butanone-4-phosphate synthase: MSQTLIERVRRLITDGGMTKSGLARAAGLHANTLRDVGEPEWNPTAETLNKLERFLSDNDETPVLVSIEEIIEEARNGRMYILVDDEDRENEGDLIIPAQMCTPSAINFMVTHCRGLVCLALSSERIDELGLEPMHRHNRTPLGTAFTVSIEAREGISTGISAQDRARTVSVAIDGSKGSDDIVSPGHVFPLRARPGGVLVRAGHTEAAVDISRLAGLNPSGVICEIMREDGTMARFDDCAAFARQHGVKMATIRDLIAYRRKHDRMVSLKSETTFTSRFGGDWTARAYSNKATGEENLVLIKGRIDPALPTLVRMHATSVFADLLGEDSPRADLLHRSMEIIGEEGSGVIVFVNQPHSLVSRAFELREQAQAGNMKPMEELRDYGVGAQILAELGIHEITLLTNTHHTLVALEGYGLSIAGERCIQG, translated from the coding sequence ATGTCACAGACTCTCATCGAACGCGTCCGCCGCCTCATCACCGATGGTGGCATGACCAAGTCCGGCCTTGCCCGCGCGGCGGGGCTCCATGCCAACACCTTGCGCGACGTGGGCGAGCCCGAGTGGAACCCCACCGCCGAAACGCTCAACAAGCTTGAGCGCTTCCTGTCGGACAATGACGAAACCCCCGTCCTCGTCTCGATCGAAGAGATCATCGAGGAAGCCCGCAACGGCCGCATGTACATTCTGGTCGACGATGAAGACCGCGAGAATGAGGGCGACCTCATCATTCCTGCGCAAATGTGCACCCCCTCCGCCATCAATTTCATGGTCACCCATTGCCGTGGCCTGGTCTGCCTGGCCCTCTCCTCCGAGCGTATCGACGAGCTAGGCCTCGAACCGATGCACCGCCACAACCGCACCCCGCTGGGCACCGCCTTCACCGTTTCGATCGAGGCCCGCGAAGGCATCTCCACCGGCATTTCCGCTCAGGACCGCGCCCGCACCGTTTCCGTGGCCATCGACGGCTCCAAGGGCTCCGACGATATCGTCAGCCCGGGCCATGTCTTCCCGCTGCGCGCCCGCCCGGGCGGCGTGCTGGTCCGTGCCGGGCACACCGAAGCGGCCGTCGACATCTCGCGTCTTGCCGGCCTCAACCCTTCGGGCGTGATCTGCGAGATCATGCGCGAAGACGGCACCATGGCCCGCTTCGACGATTGCGCCGCCTTCGCCCGCCAGCACGGCGTCAAGATGGCCACCATCCGCGATCTGATCGCCTATCGCCGCAAGCATGACCGCATGGTCTCGCTGAAGAGCGAAACCACCTTCACCAGCCGCTTCGGCGGTGACTGGACCGCCCGCGCCTATTCCAACAAGGCCACCGGCGAAGAAAATCTGGTGCTGATCAAGGGCCGTATCGACCCCGCATTGCCCACGCTGGTGCGCATGCACGCCACCTCGGTCTTCGCCGACCTGCTGGGTGAAGACAGCCCCCGCGCCGACCTGCTGCACCGCTCGATGGAGATCATCGGCGAGGAAGGCAGCGGCGTGATCGTCTTCGTCAACCAGCCCCACAGCCTGGTCTCGCGCGCTTTCGAATTGCGCGAACAGGCCCAAGCGGGCAATATGAAGCCCATGGAGGAACTGCGCGATTACGGCGTGGGCGCCCAGATCCTTGCGGAACTGGGGATTCACGAGATCACGCTCCTCACCAACACCCATCACACGCTTGTCGCGCTGGAGGGCTACGGCCTTTCCATCGCGGGCGAACGCTGCATTCAAGGATAA
- a CDS encoding L-serine ammonia-lyase, protein MIGVRDLFRIGIGPSSSHTVGPMKAAAGFAKGLEGLDFARVRCDLLGSLAWTGSGHATDKAVVLGLAGFLPDGIAPEQIDTLVEQARDTKSMRIGGRDIAFDPDHDIVFDRESPTPVHPNTLAFTAYDAQGEVVLAERWCSIGGGFIAPEDLVGDSALEDEVEPPFPFRTAAELLRICESNGLSIAEVVRANETALTSAEDLCDYLDRIIEVMMSCIDRGMQTEGILPGRLKVPRRAKGIRQKLDADRFRNRQAPHAIMDHVSLFAIAVNEENAAGGRVVTSPTNGAAGVVPAVLRYYRDFWPEANRAGMYDFLLTASAIGTLTKLNASISGAEVGCQGEVGTASAMAAAGLAAAMGATNLQAENAAEIAMEHHLGMTCDPIAGLVQVPCIERNAFGAIKAINAASLALRGDGRHIVSLDQVIETMMRTGRDMNAKYKETSQGGLAVNFPEC, encoded by the coding sequence ATGATTGGGGTTCGGGATCTGTTTCGCATCGGCATCGGGCCGTCATCCTCGCATACGGTCGGGCCGATGAAGGCGGCGGCGGGCTTTGCCAAGGGGCTGGAAGGACTGGATTTCGCGCGGGTGCGCTGCGATCTGCTGGGCTCGCTGGCCTGGACCGGATCGGGCCACGCCACCGACAAGGCTGTGGTGCTGGGGCTGGCCGGTTTTCTGCCCGATGGCATTGCGCCCGAGCAGATCGATACGCTGGTCGAACAGGCTCGCGACACGAAATCCATGCGGATCGGCGGGCGTGATATCGCCTTCGATCCGGACCATGATATCGTCTTTGACCGTGAGAGCCCCACGCCCGTTCACCCCAACACGCTGGCTTTCACTGCCTATGATGCGCAGGGCGAGGTGGTGCTGGCCGAGCGTTGGTGCTCGATCGGCGGCGGCTTTATCGCGCCGGAGGATCTGGTGGGCGATAGCGCGCTGGAGGATGAGGTTGAGCCTCCGTTCCCCTTCCGCACCGCTGCCGAACTGCTGCGCATTTGCGAGAGCAATGGCCTCTCCATTGCCGAGGTGGTGCGCGCCAATGAGACGGCGCTGACCTCCGCCGAAGATCTGTGCGATTACCTCGATCGTATCATCGAGGTGATGATGAGCTGCATCGATCGCGGCATGCAGACCGAGGGCATCCTGCCGGGCCGCCTGAAAGTGCCGCGCCGCGCCAAGGGCATCCGCCAGAAGCTGGACGCCGACCGCTTCCGCAACCGGCAGGCGCCGCATGCGATCATGGATCACGTCAGCCTGTTCGCCATTGCGGTGAATGAGGAAAATGCGGCGGGGGGCCGGGTGGTGACATCGCCCACCAATGGCGCGGCGGGCGTCGTTCCGGCGGTGCTGCGCTATTACCGCGACTTCTGGCCCGAGGCCAACCGCGCCGGCATGTATGATTTCCTGCTGACCGCCAGCGCCATCGGCACGCTGACCAAGCTGAATGCCTCGATCTCGGGGGCGGAAGTGGGCTGTCAGGGGGAAGTCGGCACGGCCAGCGCTATGGCGGCAGCGGGGCTGGCCGCCGCGATGGGCGCCACCAACCTGCAGGCGGAAAACGCCGCGGAGATCGCCATGGAGCACCATCTGGGCATGACCTGCGACCCCATCGCCGGTCTGGTGCAGGTGCCCTGTATCGAGCGCAATGCCTTTGGCGCGATCAAGGCGATCAACGCGGCATCGCTGGCGCTGCGGGGCGACGGGCGGCATATCGTTTCGCTCGATCAGGTGATCGAGACGATGATGCGCACCGGTCGCGATATGAATGCGAAGTACAAGGAAACCTCGCAAGGCGGTCTTGCGGTGAATTTTCCTGAATGCTGA
- the treF gene encoding alpha,alpha-trehalase TreF has product MTKAPLLSLAALALALSGVPAAAQTLSAAAQRVETISQKAGTPEDTYGDLYRAVELARVFPDSKTFADMVPLDGPAAVLAAYKAENPQGKEALSAFVAKHFRKIGGEDQHKLTMLEHIRALWPILAKPPMAATPGSSLLQLPYAYVVAGGRYQEMYYWDSYFTMLGLKEDGEQPLIDSMLANFTSMIERYGHIPNGTRSYYLSRSQPPFLALMMDLSDNRDPVLARQRLAALKGEYAYWMAGSTCLDKEGTCQHVIRMPDGSLLNRYWDARDTPRDESYTEDVATSAEAAPRAAELTNRDLRAGAESGWDYSSRWLRDGKTLSTIHTTDIVPVDLNSLLWNLETSIAKRCAALGDTACAQDFTRKAEARKAAISKWLWSAPEQRFVDWDRTTGQPTKVVSAAMLYPLFVGLATPAQVQATAKLTQSALLAPGGLRTTTNQNGQQWDQPNGWAPLTWVAIAGLHRNGQEELARDLAHRWIGTVSSFYNRTGRMVEKYNIETGDAGGGGEYPVQDGFGWTNGVTRALIALYPQETPKP; this is encoded by the coding sequence ATGACCAAAGCCCCCCTGCTCTCCCTCGCCGCTCTGGCGCTGGCGCTCTCCGGTGTGCCTGCCGCTGCTCAGACTTTGTCCGCCGCTGCCCAGCGTGTCGAAACCATCTCACAAAAGGCCGGAACGCCCGAGGACACCTATGGTGACCTCTATCGCGCGGTGGAACTGGCCCGCGTCTTCCCTGACAGCAAGACCTTTGCCGATATGGTCCCGCTCGATGGCCCGGCGGCGGTGCTAGCCGCCTACAAGGCCGAGAACCCGCAGGGGAAGGAGGCGCTGAGCGCTTTCGTCGCGAAGCATTTCCGCAAGATCGGTGGCGAAGATCAGCACAAGCTGACCATGCTGGAGCATATTCGCGCGCTCTGGCCCATTCTGGCCAAGCCGCCGATGGCCGCCACGCCCGGCTCATCCCTGCTGCAGCTGCCCTATGCCTATGTGGTGGCGGGCGGCCGCTATCAGGAGATGTATTATTGGGACAGCTACTTCACCATGCTGGGCCTGAAAGAGGATGGCGAGCAGCCGCTGATCGATTCCATGCTGGCCAACTTCACCAGCATGATCGAACGTTACGGCCATATCCCCAATGGCACGCGCAGCTATTACCTCTCGCGCTCGCAGCCGCCGTTTCTGGCGCTGATGATGGACCTTTCGGACAACAGGGACCCCGTGCTGGCCCGCCAGCGCCTCGCCGCGCTGAAGGGTGAGTATGCCTATTGGATGGCCGGCTCCACCTGTCTGGACAAGGAAGGCACCTGCCAGCATGTGATCCGCATGCCCGATGGCAGCCTGCTGAACCGCTATTGGGATGCCCGCGACACGCCCCGCGATGAATCCTATACCGAGGATGTGGCCACCTCCGCTGAGGCCGCACCGCGTGCCGCAGAGCTGACCAACCGCGATCTGCGCGCCGGGGCCGAAAGCGGCTGGGACTACAGCTCGCGCTGGCTGCGCGATGGCAAGACGCTTTCGACGATCCACACCACCGACATCGTGCCGGTGGATCTCAACAGCCTCTTGTGGAATCTGGAAACCTCCATCGCCAAGCGCTGCGCCGCTTTGGGCGATACGGCCTGCGCTCAGGATTTCACGCGGAAGGCCGAAGCCCGCAAGGCGGCGATCAGCAAATGGCTATGGTCCGCGCCCGAACAGCGTTTCGTCGATTGGGATCGCACCACCGGGCAGCCGACCAAGGTGGTGTCCGCCGCCATGCTCTATCCGCTCTTCGTGGGTCTGGCGACACCGGCTCAGGTGCAGGCCACCGCCAAGCTGACGCAAAGCGCCTTGCTCGCCCCCGGCGGTCTGCGCACCACCACCAATCAGAACGGCCAGCAGTGGGATCAGCCCAATGGCTGGGCGCCACTGACATGGGTCGCCATCGCGGGCCTGCATCGTAACGGTCAGGAGGAACTGGCGAGGGATCTGGCGCATCGCTGGATCGGCACGGTCTCCTCCTTCTACAACCGGACCGGGCGCATGGTCGAGAAGTACAACATCGAGACGGGCGATGCCGGTGGCGGCGGCGAATATCCGGTGCAGGACGGCTTCGGCTGGACCAATGGCGTCACCCGCGCCCTGATCGCGCTCTATCCGCAAGAAACGCCAAAGCCCTGA